tctatcaaaaacatcagtttctaTGGTAACCAAAAATatcacttttcacagtgagTTGCTGCTCTCACTTGGTCACTTCTTAAACAAAGATTATGAAGACAAcctttcaaaaaataatcaaaccatcACTTTTGACAGTGAGactcttctgatttttacactgtttcattATTAAAGAATGGAAGAAATAGACATTTGGTTAGTTCAAatattcattaggttatggcataatcgGATCAtaatgttacagtatacatgtacatgatgttggtttttgaattttatctctttatttctattctgccccctgaattctgagattctacattttatttttgtttacagtaaactttttatttttttgtaaggtcccaaagtaccgatgcaaaggcacagagaaaatacgtcaatgttgttgaagtaaactgctgcattcctgattcattcttgttgcaaaATATCACAATGATTTAGAAAACTGAAAttgcaaagatcttattttataataaaatactgatttacctaaaaataaatcattcaaacttgaaagatcacaattaatttcatgtaatgctccctgttgttagtattttgtAGTTCAGTGTGTTCAGACTGACAGCGTTTGTTTCCAGAGTGAGACTATTTTCTAGTGTTGTGtttgaatgagcttattttgaaacatgaattaagtgttttgttggtgagaaacagttttggggatgagattaactgtttagctgagatacatgatggaaatgcaggctgtgttaagagttttgaacatgtgactttgGTTTGAACCAATGCTTGTTAGcgattgaaaaaaactgtaatgatGCTGCCGGACGAAGCCGTGCAGTTACTGTAGCACTCTCTGTATATGTTGCCAAGGAAACCAGTAGCCTATCAGTGatcatgtatgtatatatatatatatatatatatatatatatatatatatatgtatatatatatatatatgtatatgaaattgtctgcaaattaaacaataacattaacaaataatataaatataaaaaagtaaaaatcaccTTTATGAATTATGCATTCTgcaaattgaaaaacaaaatgaagatacaaaagaaccacagaacagataaaatttgtaaaaaaaaaaaaaaaaagaaagaaaagaaagaaaaggagttttttaaaattatttttcagtcattattttttatgtgtttatttcaaataattgcaaatatctgtaagatattatatttttgctggtttaaaatcagtaaaaactgtAAGTTTACAGCCTTAGCAAaaatttaaacacagaaattaaaATAGATTTAGCTCTTAATTAcagtttttgccttttattttttaatcaagtAAATTAATTCTTTGATCTGTGATTTCTCTCACTACAACATACaacaagagcaatccgagatttctgacctctgCCAAGGGAAAATGTGGatggtaaagttggaaaatctaaatccggatccagaatccagatccttatccggatcaacacaaaatttgaatggagtcttccctgggccaagatccacctctggtgaaaatttcatgaagatccgacaagtagtttcagagaaatcctgtccacagacacgcacacagacagatgaataaataaatggacCCGATCGCATGACcgccttggcggaggtaattaaataaagcaaagaaaatctgtaaaaaaataaataaatgaatgaaaaatagtTGAAAACAATCACagcttaaaatgatttttttttcaatacagTTTATTACATGTTGCATTTTGCCCTAATCAGTACTTAGATGCTGGTTTATTAGATGGTTTTAGACAGAGTTTTACTTTTTACCTGCTgcctcaaaaatgacactaaaaggtgcaaaatgacacaaaaagatgcaaaaatgacactaaaagatgcaaaataacacttaaagatgcaaaaatgacactaaaagatgcaaaataacactaaaagatgcaacaaATGGCactaaaagctgcagaaatgacacaaaaagatgcaaaaatgacactaaatggtgcaaaatggcactaaaagctgcaaaaatgacactaaaaggtgcaaaatgacacaaaaagatgcaaaaatgacgctaaaagatgcaaaaatgacacttaaagatgcaaaatgacgctaaaagatgcaacaaatggcactaaaagctgcaaaaatgacactaaaaggtgcaaaatgacacaaaaagatgcaaaaatgacactaaaagatgcaaaaatgacgctaaaagatgcaacaaatggcactaaaagctgcaaaaatgacactaaatggtgcaaaaatgacacgaaaaggTGCGAAGAAATGAACATTATTTATTCAATGAAGCTTTCACTAACACTCCTTCAAGGTGCAGCAGGTAGATTGAGCTCTCAGGGCTGCCGTACTTCTTTCTCTCTAAGCCCCGCCCACCGATACGTGACGTCACGAGACACCTAAGAGCAGCAGAAAGTTTAACCTGAAGAGTTGCTTTTCACAATGAGATAAAGCAGTACATTGTATCCATTATGTATTCCAAAAATCAAAAGGCAGTCAAACTCATAaaactttgaaaacattttgacatcttTCTGTAATTTCCTACTCCCCCTGgcaagtgtttatttttgtttttttgtttttttctctttctgtgtttctatATTATTTCCATAATTGTATGTGTTATTTCTTATAGTATGTTTAACCTGTTAATGTTcaccggcccgcgggcgggctgttttgatatctgcataagcatttttcgaaatagaagaACACTGCCAACGCGATGATTcaaaccatagatatatacaaacactagatgtctcaagacggagtctgcggcgtcgtcacttggcggccatcttaggacaggggactgctctggcgcactgtactgtagtcaatggtaaggtggacgatttcctcactttaacactcataactcgctcaattcttgattgatttacaaacggtttagtttattacaaaccttattaacgtggctatgattcaggctcaattctgaaatagcagcttttcgttttgaaaaatgcggcatagttgagtgtcttttctgcctggctactcacattgaagatggtgttactcacaatctgattttcaattattaggttttcctgagaccaacgttttttgagaaccgaatctttaggcgaaattacattctttgtggttgtggttgtatttatttgcttgttaagagactttgattgagaccttagacttattgtttgtatacatccatgcctggattagttagcctgcagccgaaatgcattgtgggtaatgtaggcaccaggttcatgaaaagaaaagacaacatctctgtttgttgtgcattgattttggttgagctttgtttttatctgtgcattagaaagctgatagtaataaaaaagtgcaatgctaaataataaaattacatttacatccatttatgctgaaaaaagatgatatctgtgttcattattatatgaattcaatggttttaattattcttatgtaaacagtaaaagaagtacatctctgacgtttataacaaaccaagctgttctaaaatcggttgaaaattgagcaatctacagtgattttaaaatccatgctccattgactttaatgttatgagtgatcgagcagccctgtcccaagatggccgccatgtggcgacgttgctccccataggctgacagcgctcatgagccatctagtgtttgtatatatctatgattcaaacactatacaccgatggaaaccttagattctcatgaatccaccggtataaaccactttcagatgtgattaccacagcgggtaatataaacacatttgtccaacaacaaaaatttaaagggacacataaagggcataactcacctttagacgctcttttactggtcaacgatgaaaataatccacaaaaaccggccagaatccaagcttcggcatccagacaatactagcaagtataatattttgtccaaaacatgtcttgaaataagtaaataatccacaaatagctcggctccgtgtgCACACACACGGCGCGTGGCAGTGTGTGGCGGCGCTGCGCATTTCATAATCACTGTATTTATGcccatatttttattcactgtgcaGAGATCCATGTGGTCTTGGactcaaaatggcgactgaagtctttcctttatgtttacactgcgtttcaaccaatcaagtgattCTGGCCTGCCTACGAGCCCTAAACGGCCAACCGTAGCCGAGACTGACCGATCTGGATCGACCTGTTtttgtcagtaaattctgagcaaatcacgtcggaggaaacgtttgactgacagggctgatagccaatgagctgctgaataccaggatataaatagagcctctgccagcgggGTTCTGTGACTCTTCACACCTCGGCTCCGGCGCAGCGCAGCAGGAGTCTCTCTGATCgacactggagctgctctgaagtgccgtttttgagttctttatgagtttttggagtgaaagtAATGTGAAAACaggctgaaaaatgaacataaaccatttttgcccagggagTGCAGAGGatgtacagagggtgtccaaaattgacagcgccggggcatattagtacaaaaacatgtgtgaagcactcatttcttgtagttttgctctgaaattttgtcctgaactatgtaagaccccaggctgttgcctttttgtgtttcaagctgtcacagtgctgccacactaattttcaggcgttttattagggaaaaaatttaggcgagaataaaattcatcctaattcagtgtgttccaacataaaatactctgtgccagtagcacctagagtaattctgactgcactgggtgaaaattcaggttgtcagctttcaaaggagacctcaaccatgcctgtactccaaacagttcaagaatagcattcaatttactttccgtacatcttcagtagaaatttcaggcggaaATTGACTGAACTttttaataaaacgtttttaaaattacatttacatgtatagcctatgtttttaacaagcaaactggataatagagcctgtagagagttactaaaacgtataatttgtaataaaaagtcagattagaaacgtcacacgttgTCTACAATTACTATCCACTCGGGGTGCgctcatctttccccattgactctcgttataactttgacatgtgcagttcgttcctcttcaatacaagagatagGAGACAGTGGGGCGCAGGATGACCGTGCCCTGCTGTCAGCCTGCGCTGAACTGTCGCTcatcttcagcaacacagagttcaggagttgcaatggtgctgtggctctgtaccagctcttcatgagcaacaatcttcaggacaccttctcagagactgtgtctctcctgaagatcctcatcacgactccaatgacgacagctgaatctgagaggtgcttctcaacactaaaaagaatcaagaccttcctcaggaacacgatgtcgcaggatcgtcttaatgcactggccatgctctctgtggaaaagaaacttgtcagggagaccccagatttaaccatagagtcattgagaaatttgcatgtctcaaagacagaagagcaaaacttgcatacaaaaaataacacagttgtagaggtgctggctttaatctctaaaatgtgaggatttacttttttaataatgtaaatagaaatgttagttgacacaagtggctctttagactgaaagcctgttgattttcatctgttctgaaatctgaggaattactgtttttctttattttcattgtaaatatttaatgttagttgacagaagcactttgggctcaaagcctaagataagataggttttatttgtcacatgcacagttatacgtAGTATAATGCCTCATGGTGTcactatttttttattgctttgatcttaaatatgcagatttgctgttttctcattgtcatgtaaggttgttcatgtaaaagttagctcacagaagcactgtctgctttaagccttatagttagtttttttaaacaaaatgtccaatgtttgttggtttcacaggtatggatttgtttgtttatttgagaatgtaaatataaatatgttgttgacagaagaagcacttagcactctttgaagctggaaaaatgaattgtttcttttttttacttttgaagtaaaaaatagatttgcatatttatacattcttaatttgtttaattatagaaaaggagattttaagggtttgtgtaccaattacaccttatctggagcaaatcatatcaaacactggggagagaaATTCAAATTCACAAGCTGCtaacatttacatgcatttaattgtctgttTGACTCAGGAGTAGTGTTTAGGTGTACCCtcgtagtggtgcatagtaaaagcacatcaaatggctgtgaacataatttacatcaattcttgtattccggtgttgccgactctgctatttggtttggtaaattgaGTGCGCCTCCCCAAAAGAAAGATTCACCAGCCACCACTGTAGCTGaccacataaatacacaaaaaacttGAAAGAACTGctttcacagatttttacagTGAGATGAGCAAATATCAGACTTCAGTAGTTTGAAGTTATGCATAAAGCTGTCAGAAATTGCTTCCATCAACAGTCACAATCTGTTCTATTCTTGATCCGTCTCGCAAGacacctgaaaaaaaaacaacacatgtaGCTTCAGGATGCCATGCAAATCAAAGTTTAGCTTGTATTCTGTCATTGAGTTCATACGTTACACTTTAAAAATGCTACTTCTTCTTTTCAGTCCATGCCACTGCACATTTGGGGTTGACCAATGATCAGACTGGCCAATTAGCACATTCAATATTTTTCAGATTATTGGTATCATACTCTTTTATAAACTGattccaaataaaataaatcatttacttAAATGTGGTAATCTGTAGTTACCACTTTGTCAGTTATAAAGTAGCAATTTTGAGATTAACAATTGAAAATATGAAGCTGTAAATTTGAACTCCCTGAGTCCAGATGTTGACTGCTAAATAATGTCTAAATGTatctatttttgtgttttatactGGTTGTAACTGATTACACAGTTACATTGCTATGCTGATCATACTGTTTACTTTTGGATATCCTTTAAGAATTGCACTTTGTAGATTTTTCGAAGATAATAAAGGttccataaaaaaaaagtttaacctGAAGAAACAGCAGCCTGTAAAACTTAAAAAAGCGAGGTAGAAACGTTGAGAAGAAGAataaagatgaagaaaagagaaacacctggacaggtgagcCAGCTGTTTACCTGCAGATGTTTTTACtgactaattttaaaaataaataaaatgttatgtgttttttgaaatttgttcttttacagtgcttcaccaaaaattacagtttagacagtatttttttctgctatttgagagaaaaatatttttggggtcaaaaaaatcaaaactcaaataaaagtacagtaaaaatcacatttaggCGCTTCAGAGGAGtttaaaaatcatttgttttcagatCATTCCAGCACTTTGAATGTAGAATTCTGACACTGAGAATAACATCATCTGTTGATCATCTATTGATCCGCTACCGATCGCCTATTGATTATCTATCAATCATCTACTGATTATCAGTGGTAGTTTGGTAGAATCTCCAGTGACGAGTACAgattctcctccatcctctgcACATCCAGCTCCTGGTAGTTTGAAGCTTCCAGTCTTAAACCGCCGTCGCAGTCGTCATAGGTTTCGACCTGAAAACAAACGAGAACATGAGTAATGCCTGATGTGGTTGCCGTGGTAACAGCAGGGATGTTTTGGATTGTAAAGTCACCGCGGTGTTTCTGGTGTTCATGTCtgtggaggagaaaagaaaagttttattatttcttcCTCTTTGCAGCAGTTAAAGGTTGAAAGTAGAAAAGTTCCTCACATTCGGCAGCgttgtgtttcttcttccaTCTGTCGACGAGCAGCAGAGAAACAACCAACAGCACggcaaccacagacacacaggcaACAACCAGAAGCACCCTATGACCCGTGTTACCTGCTGGAGAGAGATCGTAGAAACATTAACAACAAATGACAACTTTAATGAAAAATCACATTATATCTGCTCTGACTGGTTGCTATGTTGTCTGAGTGGTTGCTATGGCTGGCTGAGTGGTTATGGCTGTCTGAGTGGTTGTCTAGTGGTTGCTATGGCGGTCTGAGTGGTTGCTATGGTTTTCTAGTGATTTCTATGGTTTTCTAGTGGTTTCTATGGTTGTCTGAGTGGTTGGTACGATTGTCTAATAGTTGCTATGGTTGTCTGAGTGGTTGTTATGGTTGTCTAGTGGTTGGTATGGTTGTCTCATGGTTGCTGTGGTTTTCTGAGCGGTTGCTAAGGCTGTCTAGTGGTTGGTATGGTTTTTGCGCTGGTTGCTATGGTTGTCTGAGTGGTTGCTATGGTTGTCTAGTGGTTGCCATGGTTGTTTGAGTGGTTGCCATGGTTGTCTGAGTGGTTGCTATGGTCATCTAGTAGTTGCTGTGATATTCTGAGTGGTTGCTGTGGTCGTCTAGTGGTTGTCTGAGTTTTTACTATGGTTGTCTCGTGGTTGCTATGGTTGTCTAGTGGTTGCTGTGGTTTTCTATTGGTTGCAATGTTCGTCTGAGCAGTTGCTGTGATAGTCTGAGTGGGTGCTATGGTTTTCTGAGTTATTGCTATGGTAGTCTGAGTGGTTGGTATGTTTGTCTAGTGGTTGTCTCGTGATTGGTATGGTTGTCTCATGGTTTTCTGAGTGGTTGCTAAGACTGCCTAGTGGTTGCTATATTTTTTGCACTGGTTGCTATGGTTGTCTGAGTGGTTGCTATGGTTTTCTAGTGATTGCTATGGTCATCTAGTAGTTGCTATGATGTTCTGAGTGATTGCTATGGTCGTCTGAGTGGTTGTTTTGGTTGTCTCATGTTTGCTATGGCGGTGAGTTGGTTTCCAAGTTATTTCCTTAGTGGCTGCTATTGTTCTTAATAGGGTGGTTGCTTCGTTGTTGTTTTGGTTGATGCTACGGTGACTGGCAGAGTAAATTGTTAGCGCTTGCTCTGGTGGTATGTTGCTTCTTTTGTGGTTGCTTGGATTCTGAGCGGTAAGAAAGGTGGTTGTTGGTGGTTGCTAAAGTGGTTACTTGGTAACCCTCACCCAAATCCGTTGCATAGTGGTTGCTACGTTGGTAAGTTGCTTGTCTAGTGGTTGCTATGTTTTCTGAGCGGTTGCCGTATTGGTCACTAAGGTGGTTGGTTGTTTTCATTGTGGTGGTTGCTCGGGTTTCCTGCATGATTCCTCAGttgtttgattgattttatcCATCATACTTAGACTGATAATACCTGGATACTAAGAAGACTATTTTCATTGAGCTGCTTCATCGAAACCATGAAATCATATCTTTAACAAAGCATAGATGCTTTCCTTTGCAGATCTCAGAaccttgttgtgttttcagattgTTTTCTCTTTACTTCGCTGCTGTTTTTGACTCACCGCCTGCAACTATGATCTCAAACTGCCGACAGGCATTGTTGTCTTGCCGTCGTCCGACTCCACACCTGTACGTTCCCGAGTCTGACCCACTGAGCTGTCCAATGGTCACGTTAAAGTACGACTGGTCCCCAAACTCGATGCTGTATCTGTCGCTGGAGGCTTTGGGGTCGTTGGTGTCGAAGAGGAAGTTCTTACAGTCGTCCCTGCAGAGGAACTTCCTGTTTCGCTGTTGTACAAACAGCGAGCATCTGACGGTGATTTCTCCTCCTTCAGTGGTTCTGTAGACTCTGGGCTCTGCAGAGACGACGCCTCCATCACACAGATCTGTCCAACAGGAAGTTCATCATTAAAATGACATCAGAACTCATCATCAGTTCTCCACAACGTTGATCTATTGTTACGTCTGAATTCTCTAGAACTGCATTTATTGCctttctctgcagtttcctaAATCTAACTTCCCTTTTCCTTTGACCAGTGAACTTTTACTCTGATTGGTTGTGGCTTCCTCAGGATCCTGTACTTGACATAGCATTTCTAAACCCTGGTTTCTCATCTTTGTGGTTCTAAGTAACACCAGCTTGGGAGTGTTGATGAACCGTTATGGAGTTATTTTAGGCACAATTGTTATACTGAGTGCAACTacaataaaagatgcaaaaaaatgacaccaaaacatACAAAGATttcacttaaagatgcaaaaatgagactTAAATACAGAGAAATCACACAAAAGGATGCAACAATTACAtgaaaagacactaaaatgacCCTGAAAGacgcaaaaatgacatgaaaggacacaaaaatacactaaaggatgaaaaaaatatattgtaagattcagaaatgacactgaaagatactaaaatacagaaaatgacaaaaacatgcaaaaaattaCAAGAAGCAAAAATACAGGCAACAACGCAAGAATCacaagaaaagatgcaaaaattactctaaaattcagaaaaatgacaaaaagttgcaaaaatgacactaaatcaATAGAAAAGTGACACTAACAGATTGTAAAGTGACACTAAAAGACGTATAAATGAACCAGATGCTGGTCG
The window above is part of the Acanthochromis polyacanthus isolate Apoly-LR-REF ecotype Palm Island chromosome 6, KAUST_Apoly_ChrSc, whole genome shotgun sequence genome. Proteins encoded here:
- the LOC110972712 gene encoding polymeric immunoglobulin receptor-like; the protein is MNVQQLLIFCLSAAILDSNLSAAQKVLIKLEGEVLREQFNFPGVLQGSKKFLCRNECNPGDVLIETEGNRAVSDRFTIRYDQSQGKLHVVVTGLRKEDTGRYRVGIRGSSSSQSFQEFELKVKDLCDGGVVSAEPRVYRTTEGGEITVRCSLFVQQRNRKFLCRDDCKNFLFDTNDPKASSDRYSIEFGDQSYFNVTIGQLSGSDSGTYRCGVGRRQDNNACRQFEIIVAGDGRRNTTLPNVETYDDCDGGLRLEASNYQELDVQRMEENLYSSLEILPNYH